A single Pieris rapae chromosome 2, ilPieRapa1.1, whole genome shotgun sequence DNA region contains:
- the LOC111001003 gene encoding huntingtin-interacting protein K: MADEEINGDTDDIQHDKDKNQKKTAKHDSGVADLEKVTDYAEEKEISSQDISGALSLIGDRRNKEAAERLEKEKELQKVSVKKEDIALIVNEMEISKFLAERTLREHRGDVVAALTTLTN, encoded by the exons ATGGCAGATGAAGAAATTAATGGAGATACCGATGATATCCAGCATGACAAagataaaaaccaaaaaaaaactgcaaaaCACGATAGCGGAGTAGCAGATCTAGAAAAAGTTACAGATTATGCAGAAGAAAAGGAAATATCATCTCAAGATATATCGGGC GCCCTTTCATTGATTGGTgatagaagaaataaagaagcGGCAGAAAGGTtggaaaaagaaaaggaaCTGCAAAAAGTTTCAGTTAAAAAAGAAGATATTGCACTAATT GTAAATGAAATGGAAATCTCAAAGTTTTTAGCAGAGAGAACACTAAGGGAACACAGAGGTGATGTTGTTGCTGCATTGACAACACTtacaaattaa
- the LOC111001002 gene encoding uncharacterized protein LOC111001002, with the protein MLVLLFYTCITITITSALPGETIKSQGECPTFCEGLAYKCIKGQCYCANGFAPNYYQTQCVKCPGLGEACYGPCCGDNITLHCWNGVCQSCYGPNGNWVCRDSVDHIVLVSGTQIVMASALVLGIIATFVLLYKLCAATTIRPVGRSVNGSTDGGRLSVGSLQIYVDERLRDAPPRYTRTAPSESLICPAPHYLNSGFIHDNSLPPPAYTPPERKEESPNGIVHM; encoded by the exons atgttagttttgttattttatacatgCATCACTATCACAATAACCAGTGCACTACCAGGTGAAACTATTAAAAGTCAAG gtgAATGCCCAACATTTTGCGAAGGGTTGgcttataaatgtataaagggACAATGTTATTGTGCAAATGGATTCGCCCCGAACTATTACCAGACACAATGTGTAAAATGTCcag GATTAGGAGAGGCCTGTTATGGACCGTGCTGCGGTGATAATATTACTCTGCATTGTTGGAACGGAGTCTGCCAATCATGTTACGGACCAAACGGAAACTGGGTGTGCCG agaTTCAGTGGATCACATAGTACTTGTATCTGGTACTCAGATTGTGATGGCAAGTGCGCTGGTGTTAGGAATAATTGCCACCTTCGTACTCCTTTATAAACTTTGTGCTGCTACTACGATCAG ACCTGTGGGAAGAAGTGTAAATGGGTCAACGGATGGAGGAAGGCTATCCGTCGGAAGCTTACAAATTTACGTCGATGAACGATTACGTGATGCACCCCCAAG ATACACCAGAACAGCGCCTTCAGAGTCATTAATTTGCCCGGCACCTCACTATCTTAATTCTGGTTTT attCACGACAATAGTCTACCACCGCCTGCTTACACTCCACCTGAAAGAAAAGAAGAGAGTCCAAATGGAATAGTTCATATGTGA